From Tursiops truncatus isolate mTurTru1 chromosome 13, mTurTru1.mat.Y, whole genome shotgun sequence:
ctcagtggccatggctcacgagcccagccgctctgtggcatgtgggatcttcccgggccaaggcacgaacccgtgtcccctgcatcggcaggcagactctcaaccactgcgccaccagggaagcccagtgtatATTCTTGATGTCATTTATGCTGGATGACAAATCCTGGAACCACTATTGTTAGATGGACTGGAGGTTTATGGCTCAGTCCAGAATAATTCAAGGAGGAGACTGGTGTTTTTCCTTAGTGGGAACTGTGTGGATGAatgttgcatttcttttttttataaatttatttatttattttttggctgcattgggtcttcgttgctgtgctcgggctttttctagttgcgttgagcgggggcgactcttggttgtggtgcacgggcttctcactgtggtggcttctcttgttgcggagcacgggctgtaggtgcgtgggcttcagtagttgtggcacacaggctcaggagtcgtggcttgtgggctctagagcacaggctcagtagttgtggcacacgggcttagttactccgcggcatgtgggatcttcccagaccaaggctcgaacccatgtcccctgaattggcaggtggattctcaaccactgcatcaccagggaagccccgaatgtTGCATTTCTGGAAGCAGATAGATGGGGCGGGAAAAGTACTGGATGTCAAAAAATATGGGTGTGAATTATGGCTCTGCAAATTACCATGTGATCCCGGAAATATCAGTCTACCTTTACTTCTTCGTTTTATAAAGTAATGGTAAAAATTTACAATATCCtccttctggttttgtttttattcatagcAGTTACTGGCAAACAAAATATTACATCTTATACTCattttttattatctgtttctaAAGTACAAGGTCCATGGAAACATTTGTATGCTCCCACTCACTAAATaaaaaaactaagagaatatAACAACCTCTGAACAAAGAGCTTATGCTGGTTTAGGAGACAAAACACATAAAACCAAAACAGCAACCTGAGGATATTGAGTAGGGTTTGCAGTGCTTCCCTGAGTCCCTGGAAGCTGGTCTATGGAAGCTGCTTCTCACCTGTGCTCTGGGCTTCGGGTGGGGTTCATATGAAAAATGTAactcggggggcttccctggtggcgcagtggttgagagtccgcctgccgatgcaggggacacgggttcgtgccccggtccgggaggatcccgcgtgccgcggagcgtctgggcccgtgagccatggccgctgagcctgcgtgtccggagcctgtgctccgcagcgggagaagccacagcagtgagaggcctgcgtaccgcaaaaaaaaaaaagtaacttggtCCTGGAGCAATCAGGCAGACGACTCAGTTTGCCGTGAAACACCTGTAGTCTCGCTCAACAGATCACTGGGGTCCCTACTAGAAGTAAAACTTGTGTGCAAAGAGCTCTTCCCCCGGCACGCTGGCTTGGGGGTCAAGAGGGTTCAGGTTAAGAAATGTGTTTCCTGTCAAAGCTCCCTCGGGAGGGAGCGTGGAAAATGGCACTGGTTTCCTGGGCTGGGGACACCAATGGTGAAtcattctgtttgctttttagtaACATAGGAACAGTTGATGCCACTCCTTGGAAATGTTGTTCAGTAACGCAATGTTCTCAATCCCTGAAAGTTATCTTTTTGTGaaggtaaagaagaaaacaaaataagtgagGAAACGTAAGAGGGTAAAAGAATTTGTATGTTGACTTGGGATGTGTTTGGGATACGAAATACTTAGCAGACTGATGTCAGAGGCAGACAGGAGGAACAGATGTAGCTGGAATAAAAAGTAAACCACAGAACAGTATTTCTGCCCATCAGGAAATACTTTTTGCAGGCTACCTGATATTAGGGTCTCAGTACCAGCATTATCCAGGTATCTTTGCGACTTGCAACAAGACCCCGCTCCCTGTCTCTGGCTACTTTGTGTAAAACTGTGAGATACTATATAACCTCACTGATTCGTGGACAGGGTCTCCCTATCAATCAGCTGAAAGGTTGGCCCTCCTGAGATGTCACAGGCTCTGGGGCTGGCAACGTGCATTACTACGAGGTCAAGTGACCTGCGCTCCCTGGCAGGTTAGCCAGGTATCTGCCCCTGCATCTCCGACTCCATCACAGGAGCTAACTCAGAGCATGTATCCAGCTTCAGTACCTgcctgcctcagctccacctcacaGGCTGCGGGGGTGACTGTCCCAATGCTCGAGTCCCCCCAACTCTAAATGGAAAAGGGCTGCCTGCAGCTCAGCGTCAGTGAGGGGATTCAGCGAGGTGGTGCACACTGGTAAAGCTGAGATAGTGCGCCTCCTTCTTCCAGGAGTCATTGGTGTTTGCTGCTGTCGCCTTGACATTTGTAATTTACTGAATGAGATCTTGATGTATTATACATTTAGTAATGTTCGTGATGATAAAGTGTTAATGGAGGTTTTGCAAACCAGGGTATATTTTGAAAAAGCTGTATAGTAAGTATTCAGAAAAGCTTTTTCAAAAGGACGTCAAAAGAAGGTTCTGGACCTACAACACATCTATCTCCTATCAATCAAATACGAGTATAATTTGGTTACCTGAAATGCCTTACTACCTGCTTGAGTTTGAGCCcatttttcccatctgtaaaatggggctactaCTACTTGCCTGTGGAGGAAGTGTGAGGAttacgtgaaaaaaaaaaaaaaaataaggcacacAAGAGGCACTTGGTAAATATTAGGTATTTCATCCTGAGGCTGAGTTTCTCTCTGCTGATCGTTAACCGACATTCTCTCCAGTATTTAGAACACAGCtgaaagcagcaaagaaaaagttttattctttgatataaaagaaaactttaatgtgtatacaacatagttttttttgtcctttttttttttaaaaaagaaaatcgcAGAAATATAGACCTGGATAGAAAAATACACTCAAGCAGCTGCTCAAGACAATTCATAACTCCTAAAATAATGGACAATCGCACACAAATCTCAGCGTaagcctttttttcctttaaaaaagtattcacaTTTACTTAAAAACACACCTAGTTATTTGACAAGATATTCAATAACCAGCAATAACTTAATAAAAGAACATTTCCTTTGTGATAGTAAGTTAGTTAGCATGAGAGTTTTGGTTCTACAATGCTTGTCATAGTAAAAAACACTTCTGACTCCTGGTGCCCAGAAACGCTCATACAGTTCATTGGAGCCATAAAGTTGGGGGTCCTAGACCTCAAAGGGGAGCATCTTTGGTCTTCCCTGTACTTAGGACCAAAACAGACAGTGATCCTGGCatacaaataacaaaaacaaaggtGCAGGAGACCACAACTACtcaataaaagccatttatgccCAATAAAtagtttccaaaagaaaaataatttgcttttcacTGAATGAATTCAGGAGAAATGAACACATTGAGATACACTGTTTTCCACCTGTTATCAACCTGCCATCCATAAAGTCAGTTCTGCCACTACCAGCAGGGGGTGCCTGACCACAGGAGAAACAGCCACATAGTTTCCcaaaaggcaacctacaaaaATACGTTTACCTGTATTTACATGAAAACTTCTTTGGGTGAAAGTTTAGTTTTCAAAGTACAAGTGTAACATTTTCTCCTCGACACTGGATTCAAGTAGAAAATACAGGTCATATAAAGTTTGATTGGCTGAAACATGAATAAACCTTTAAAATTACTAAATATGTGAATATTGCTAGAATACCAAAGGAAGTGACAATGAATTTAATCTGTGTTAGAAATCTTTACATTCCATGTGACTTGTTATTTAAAATCAAAGATAACAGAACCCATACATCCAAATGACTGACCTTTCAAAGGCCTGTGTGAAGTGTTGGAAACACTTCAGAAACTGCCCTCAGAGTCACAATCCACAGGAAAAGACTGGTTTTTACCTCAGAGTAAATGCTGGCTTTTGATCACAGACGGTACTGGTGAGCTGTGCCTTCCACTCTCTTCCCAAAATTGAATTCACCTCAAAGGCTAAACAGGGCACCTCTGACGGCCTCACAAAACTGCCTGTCGGGGCGAGTCCACCGCTGCGGCCACCACGACCACTTCACGCTATGTGAGACAGGACTGCAAACAGTGCAACGTTCTGAAATTCATCCTCTACCGCCATGCTTATTATTCCAGGTGTGGGTGCATTTGCTCTTGAAAACCAGCCTCTACCTTCCTGCCACGTCCCATCTTCATAGCCTCTGGCCCGTCAGCAGAATCAGTGCAAGTCGGCAGGAAGCACAGTGAAAACCTGCATTCgactattttaaaaaagtaattttaaagcttcattttaaaaagtatatttttaaaatttaaaaacgaAGTATTTTCTGCACTTGGTCGGGTTCTTTCTACCACCTGACAAAGGTGCTAGGCCCCCACCCAGCCTCGTGCAGACGGTGCAGGTGTTTCATGTTCTGTGGAGAAAGTCTACAAAGTACAAGACGCTTTTCTCTCCGTAAGTTGGAATAAAGAGCAGGGTGgtgggagaaaagggagggaTAAGTAAAAACAACACAAAGGAGGCGTGCAGCAtacaattttttcttattttaagactGGAATAAAACTTGAAGAAGTATTTCCCCTCGGGAAACTGACCTGTCTGACGCCTGGCCCTACAGGGTGACTGCCGGCCCGTGCTCTTCCACCCCTCCggggggcagggccaggctgtGGCGGGGGTCAGACCGGAGGGAGCTGAGCAGCCTCTGGACACTGCCCTCCCGCCCAGGGCTGTGCAGGCCGGGCGCCAGGCCAGCGCCGTTGACCCGAGCGAGGCTGCCTGGTGGCGGCCTGGGTACCAGCCGGGGCTCCAGGACGCCCTCGAGGACCACGTCGGCCTCTTCGTCGCTCTCCATCTCGTCAGGGGGCAAGTTCTGCAGGACGTGGGCTGTAGGCAGGCTGTGGCGGCTGGCCGTGCTGTCCGAGGAGCGGCCGGAGCTGCCCAACGCACGGCTGCCACGCACCACGTTGTTCCTCTGGTTGGCCGGCTTGACCGTGACGATGAGGTTGTGGCTGTTGGCGATCATCATGTCCGTGACCTGGTCCAGTGTCTTCCCGGCCACCTCAATCCCGTTCACCTCCAAGACCTCATCGTCCACGGCCAGCAGCCCAGTGCTCTCGGCCAGGCCGCCAGGCACCATACGGGAAATGAAGATGCCGGGCACCTTCTCCAGCCCCTGTGGGGCCACGCGCACGCTCGTGCCGTCGCGGATGTAGAAGCCCAGTGGCTTCTGGCAGCCATGCCGGTACAGCCTCACACGGCGGTGTGTCTCGGGGAGGATGTCCACGTCGATGATGGAGGACACGGGGCGGAAGTCATGGGGCAGGCCAATGTGCAGGTGTGTGCGCCGGCGAGGGCCGTCCTCCCGCAGGGCCAGGGGGCGCCGCCGCCTGGACAGTGAACCCACCCCGAAGCTGCAGCGCTCGGCCTCTTCTGGAAGAGCACAGAGGAGTCAGTCAGAGGAGAGACCCGCGGGCAATGGGGAAGCACAAGTCGAACAGCATCGAACACCCAGAGCCTGAGGCTGGCCGTCCAGGTAAGGCCTGGCCTCCTGCAGCTCCCTTCCCACCACTTCTCTGACTTGTGCTGTGACCCCAGGGAAGTCTGAGGCAATGGGCAAATCAAACCGTATAGAGAACTGACTGAAACACAAGTCTCCCACACAGGCCCAGGAGCTGAATGATCGATTCATTTTGTCACACTTCAGTTTTGGGGAAAGTCCCAACCTCCTGGATGACATGCAAACACAATGCAGTAACTTTATGGGTTGTTTTGCTGAGCCCACAGCAATCCTGGCCTCAGGCGAGCTGGCCCAACAGTATTCACCAGGCAAAGGTTTGATGCCGAGTTCAAGCACAATCACCTCCTTAACATTAGCTCTCCGGGCAACCAACAGAATGGTTGAAAGGTTAAGAGAATTAACAATAGATGAAAGGTTTAAAAGTGCCTGACTGGATTCTGCAATGACAGTGGAGCGGGAAGCACCAGGAACGTCTTCCAACCTGGACCACAACTGCAGGggcagaatctgtctgatgtaaCTAATTTGGAACTTGAGAGTCTGTTGAAGGCTCAACTTCCAGGGGAAGAACTGGATGGTAATTGCAGTCAATTTTGCTCAGTTTCAACTCTCAGCACAGTAGCAGCTGCCTAGCCCACCCCCCAGCACCCTGGGAGGCAGCTGTGCACTGTTCCTGGAGAGTATGTGGGCCAGGGTGGGCAAAAAGGACCCTGCTCTCCAAACATCAGGCATCTGTGCCCTGATTACGGACTGCTACTTCTGATCACAAAGGTGTAGACAGAGGTAGGTGGCTATTGTGCCTCCCTGCATTGTTGCAAGCCCCTCTCCTTCTACCTGAAGGAACGTCCAGGAGAGTTAATGGACTGGcaccctttctctcccttcatttttcaccttttttcatTTTGGGAGCCAGACCTTAAAGTCTAGGACAGTAAAAACAACTGCATATATGGGGAAAGTTAGAAGTGACTGTGCATGCTCAAGGAAAGACTCAGAAAGGACCTTAGAAAACCTTAAGTTCACACCTTAATGTTGATACTCAGCAAAGAGCctccaacaattaaaaaaaaaacaccccaaaacagtaacaaaaacccagcaaaccctggggaaggggtagaatctgatttccagagctACCATGTTATTAGCTTAATCTCCAgtgttcaacaacaacaaaaaaagtcacaAGACATACAAAGAAACGAGAGTGTGCCCCAAAGGAAAACAGTAATAGAAACTGTCCCTGAAACAACCTGACGGCAGatttactagacaaagactttaaaacaatggCCTAAGACAtgatcaaaaaactaaaaaaaaaaaaaaaagagatgtgggtaaagtcaagaaaacaatgtatgaacaaaatggaaacatCAACAGACAGAAAACCTAAAAGGAAACTAAATAGGAATTTTGGAGATGAAAAGTACAATAATGGAAATTATTGAACAGGGGACTCAAAggcagatttgagcaggcagaagaaggaatcagtgaacttgaagacaggacAGTAGAAATGATCATATCTgaggaacaacaaaaacaaaaggttaaagaaaagagaacagagtgTAAACAATCACTGGGACACCATTAAGCAAACTGATATATGCCTTGTGAGAGtctgaaaaggagaagagaaaggggtggagggaatatgggaagaaataatggctgaaaactcccaGACTTGAGGAAGTGTGCAAATGCAAACATCCAAGCTCAACAATCTCTATGTAAGATGAAGTCAAAGAGACACAAGATTACAAAATAATCAAACTTAATAAAGACACAATAtagggggcagagtcaagatggtggcATGAGAAGATGCcaagttagcatctccccacaactagggctcCTGCCTGCCACTGATGGGGgaccctgatgcccaaggagacgggaggaatcCTCAAGTAAACCGGTAGGATGTGGGGGCCtggggggggaggagaagtggaagcCAGACAGGATGgggcccctgaggctggggagatcaggagaggcagggggaggggccctgtgagaggagcaggagaggagtggagggcaaGTGCCCACCCACTCAGGCCTggggagcctgctgggctcccaggctgaTCCCCGCCCTCCAGGACAACCCCCCCACCGGCAGCATTCGTCCTGGAGGCATAGGAAGGAGGCCGagaggagaacaggagaggcaggtgggaggggccctgtgggaggagcaggagaggaggggagggtgttTGCCCTGCCCACTCAAGCCCGGGAAGCTTGCTGTGCTCCAAGGTGAAGTCCcccgccctctgagaccaggagtGAGGGGCACGCCTTGGCCCCTTCTGTTccgttgagcctaagccccaccctgcacagcccccagggccttttccagccctgtgggtcctaagcataggccccgcccaccacccaaacctcgctcttgcttaggccccgccctccacagccggggccttttccccccttctttcctcctcttttttttttactattgtggtactgctGTACCCTCTGGTTGTTGATCCATCGATATTTTTACTCATATGATTTCTAACACATCTGTTAGGTTCCTAGTCTAATTCTATTTTGGGCTTTGTTATCGTCCTCTTTTTTTGTTCTGCCaccccacatggcttgcaggCTCTTGGTTCTTGAGCTGGGGGTCGGgccgaagctcctgcagtgggagctccaagtctgaaccactggactaacagagaacctcagaccccagggaatattcatcggagtgaggtctcagagttcctcatctcagcaccaagacccagctctacccaacagcctacaaactccagtgttggaagcctcaggccaaacaaccagtaagaaaggaacacaatcccactcataaaaacaacaacaacaacaaaaaacatgggacagcaaaaaaatatttccagatgaaggagcaaggtaaaaacctacaagaccaaataaatgaagaggaaataggcagtctacctgaaaaagaattcagagtaatgataataaagatgatccggaatctcggaaatagaatggaggcacagattgagaaaatacaagaaatgtttaacaaagatctagaagaactaaagagcaaacagagatgagcaacactataactgaaatgaagaatacactagaaggaatcaataacagaataactgaggcagaagaacaaataagtgacctggaagataaaatggtggaaataactgccgaggagcagaataaagaaaaaagaatgagaagaattgaggacagtctcagagacccctgggacaacattaaacacaccaacatttgaattacaggggtcccagaagaagagaaaaagaaagggtctgagaaaatatgtgaagagattatagttgaaaacttccctaacatgggaaaggaaataatcacccaagtccagaaagcacagagtctcccatacaggataaaccctaggaaaaacacaccaagacacatactaatcaaactaacaaaaattaaattcaaagaaaaaatattaaaagcagcaagggaaaaacaaaaaataacatacaaaggaatccccataaggttatcagctgattttttagca
This genomic window contains:
- the PARD6G gene encoding partitioning defective 6 homolog gamma isoform X1, whose protein sequence is MNRSFHKSQTLRFYDCSAVEVKSKDFLSPLGKSAEVAAGLCFPPTFECLRLPRACAVAWAWRCAPASSEEFGAEFRRFSLDRQKPGKFEDFYKLVVHTHHISNTEVTIGYADVHGDLLPINNDDNFCKAVSSANPLLRVFIQKREEAERCSFGVGSLSRRRRPLALREDGPRRRTHLHIGLPHDFRPVSSIIDVDILPETHRRVRLYRHGCQKPLGFYIRDGTSVRVAPQGLEKVPGIFISRMVPGGLAESTGLLAVDDEVLEVNGIEVAGKTLDQVTDMMIANSHNLIVTVKPANQRNNVVRGSRALGSSGRSSDSTASRHSLPTAHVLQNLPPDEMESDEEADVVLEGVLEPRLVPRPPPGSLARVNGAGLAPGLHSPGREGSVQRLLSSLRSDPRHSLALPPGGVEEHGPAVTL
- the PARD6G gene encoding partitioning defective 6 homolog gamma isoform X3, which translates into the protein MKFGAEFRRFSLDRQKPGKFEDFYKLVVHTHHISNTEVTIGYADVHGDLLPINNDDNFCKAVSSANPLLRVFIQKREEAERCSFGVGSLSRRRRPLALREDGPRRRTHLHIGLPHDFRPVSSIIDVDILPETHRRVRLYRHGCQKPLGFYIRDGTSVRVAPQGLEKVPGIFISRMVPGGLAESTGLLAVDDEVLEVNGIEVAGKTLDQVTDMMIANSHNLIVTVKPANQRNNVVRGSRALGSSGRSSDSTASRHSLPTAHVLQNLPPDEMESDEEADVVLEGVLEPRLVPRPPPGSLARVNGAGLAPGLHSPGREGSVQRLLSSLRSDPRHSLALPPGGVEEHGPAVTL
- the PARD6G gene encoding partitioning defective 6 homolog gamma isoform X2, which translates into the protein MNRSFHKSQTLRFYDCSAVEVKSKFGAEFRRFSLDRQKPGKFEDFYKLVVHTHHISNTEVTIGYADVHGDLLPINNDDNFCKAVSSANPLLRVFIQKREEAERCSFGVGSLSRRRRPLALREDGPRRRTHLHIGLPHDFRPVSSIIDVDILPETHRRVRLYRHGCQKPLGFYIRDGTSVRVAPQGLEKVPGIFISRMVPGGLAESTGLLAVDDEVLEVNGIEVAGKTLDQVTDMMIANSHNLIVTVKPANQRNNVVRGSRALGSSGRSSDSTASRHSLPTAHVLQNLPPDEMESDEEADVVLEGVLEPRLVPRPPPGSLARVNGAGLAPGLHSPGREGSVQRLLSSLRSDPRHSLALPPGGVEEHGPAVTL